The following are encoded in a window of Deltaproteobacteria bacterium genomic DNA:
- a CDS encoding AF1514 family protein — protein sequence MPHPCKPLKREHLKNPVSINITEENLTFDKAKELAKELARRRYGDPMLLAWYDMKSGRFSPEVECCGGEKPSWLIYAESRGGDIVIDVNDLEYVFVFGDFQV from the coding sequence ATGCCTCATCCATGTAAGCCCCTTAAAAGGGAACATTTGAAGAACCCTGTTTCCATCAATATTACCGAAGAAAACCTCACCTTTGACAAAGCAAAGGAACTGGCCAAGGAACTGGCCCGAAGGAGATACGGCGACCCCATGCTCCTGGCCTGGTATGACATGAAGTCCGGCCGTTTTTCTCCCGAGGTGGAATGTTGCGGCGGGGAAAAGCCATCCTGGCTGATCTATGCAGAATCAAGAGGTGGAGATATCGTGATAGATGTCAATGACCTGGAATATGTTTTCGTATTCGGCGATTTCCAGGTGTGA